The genomic region ATTGATACATGAGCCTCACTATTAATAATAGGTTTAATAAGTTTAATTACCTCCTCTGAGCTCTCTCCTAAATCCCCATCTAAAAAAACTATAATATCTGAATATGAAATAACTGCATTTAAACCCACTTGCATTGCATTGCCTTTCCCCCTATTTTTAGAAATCTTAATCACTTCAATATTATCTATAATACTTATAATTTCATAAGTATTATCTTTTGAGCCATCATCAATAACACATATTTTATCTATCAGTTCTATATCTTTAATGGCTGATATAGTTTTTTCTATCTTTTCTTCCTCATTATAAACAGGTATAAGAACCGAAATATACTCTTTCACTTTAACTACTCCTAACCTTTTTAGTAAATTCCTAAAGGTAATAAATCATTGGCATAATCAGTTTCTCCATAATTACCCTCTATTCCACTTAATACCATAACTAAAGATAAGCGTCCTAATAAGGAATCAATGTTATCTACTGAAGATATGTTATTATCAATAAACCATGGAATTAGGCTCTGTTCAACATTTGAAGTTTCAACCCCTACAACCTTAATGTAGTTGGATTTACAGGATTCAAG from Serpentinicella alkaliphila harbors:
- a CDS encoding glycosyltransferase family 2 protein, yielding MKEYISVLIPVYNEEEKIEKTISAIKDIELIDKICVIDDGSKDNTYEIISIIDNIEVIKISKNRGKGNAMQVGLNAVISYSDIIVFLDGDLGESSEEVIKLIKPIINSEAHVSIAKFPKAKKKGGIGLVKKLAKYGVYLHTGVLLDTVISGQRAFRKEVLENIYFPTDYGIEVGTTIDILKKGYKVIEVDVLMHHNETGRNLRGFIHRGRQFIQIFKTLIRKTIS